A DNA window from Mesorhizobium sp. C432A contains the following coding sequences:
- a CDS encoding methylenetetrahydrofolate reductase C-terminal domain-containing protein: MSDTTPGKGGPAVTQATQVKKAAPKSDYKPADVSPQRRVQRSFAIRLWSIRHSRLLEWFYSRFADMFLLLHPLWKGLGYGRVEAPIKFVEKRVKGFMFDCRMCGQCILSSTGMSCPMNCPKQLRNGPCGGVRANGNCEVEPDMPCVWVKAWEGSRNMEHGDRILTVQKPVDQSLRETSAWLRVTAQSAAAREAAAKANTGAGA; encoded by the coding sequence ATGTCTGACACGACTCCCGGCAAAGGGGGCCCGGCGGTGACCCAGGCCACGCAGGTCAAGAAGGCAGCGCCGAAATCCGACTACAAGCCGGCCGACGTATCGCCGCAGCGGCGCGTGCAGCGCTCGTTTGCGATCAGGCTGTGGTCGATCCGCCATTCGCGATTGCTCGAATGGTTCTACTCCAGATTCGCAGACATGTTCCTGCTGCTCCATCCGCTGTGGAAAGGCCTTGGCTACGGCCGCGTCGAAGCGCCGATCAAGTTCGTTGAAAAACGCGTAAAAGGCTTCATGTTCGACTGCCGCATGTGCGGTCAGTGCATATTGTCCTCGACCGGCATGTCGTGCCCGATGAACTGCCCCAAGCAGCTGCGCAACGGCCCGTGTGGCGGCGTGCGCGCCAACGGCAATTGCGAGGTCGAGCCCGACATGCCTTGCGTCTGGGTCAAGGCCTGGGAAGGTTCGCGGAACATGGAGCATGGCGACAGGATCCTGACCGTTCAGAAGCCGGTCGACCAGTCGCTGCGCGAAACCTCGGCCTGGCTGCGGGTGACGGCGCAGTCGGCAGCGGCCCGTGAAGCCGCTGCCAAAGCCAATACCGGAGCGGGCGCGTGA
- a CDS encoding virulence factor: MADLIVVYWRDIPAQVIVKKGRQNAKRELPLRFTEAIDMCAMRTGAGGTDDYLAEWRKADPIPVGDDLEAEVEKAFSDIDAKYDRERLVALVKAGGKENV, translated from the coding sequence ATGGCCGATCTGATCGTCGTCTATTGGCGCGACATCCCCGCCCAGGTCATCGTCAAGAAGGGCCGGCAGAACGCCAAGCGCGAACTGCCGCTGCGCTTCACCGAGGCGATCGATATGTGCGCCATGCGCACCGGCGCCGGCGGCACCGACGATTACCTCGCCGAATGGCGCAAGGCCGATCCGATCCCGGTCGGCGACGACCTCGAAGCCGAGGTCGAGAAGGCATTCAGCGACATCGACGCGAAATACGACCGCGAGCGGCTGGTCGCTCTGGTCAAGGCGGGCGGGAAAGAAAATGTCTGA
- a CDS encoding formyl transferase encodes MASAVEKSAAIVIVTEGGPHIWAIVNAIADQLDPISVILESPESKKQLLLGRARRQGWFSAIGQLGTMVLTRLGKRFFAGHAERLIADQKLETEPKPGQKIIHVSSANAADCLQAIADIRPGVVLLAGCRLLSRQTLAQMPCPVLNYHAGIAPKYRGMNGGYWALACGDLQNFGTTVHLVDAGVDTGGVLKQARGKPEPGDTISSYALRQAAFSRDICVEAVRGALDGKLVTIDPGLPSKQWYHPTIWFYLWTGLTKRVW; translated from the coding sequence ATGGCATCAGCGGTTGAAAAAAGTGCTGCGATCGTCATCGTCACCGAAGGCGGGCCGCACATCTGGGCCATCGTCAACGCCATCGCCGACCAGCTCGACCCTATCAGCGTCATCCTCGAAAGCCCTGAATCCAAAAAACAATTGCTGCTCGGCCGGGCGCGCCGCCAGGGCTGGTTTTCGGCCATCGGTCAACTCGGCACGATGGTGTTGACGAGGCTCGGCAAGCGCTTCTTCGCTGGCCACGCAGAGCGGCTCATCGCCGATCAGAAGCTTGAGACCGAGCCGAAGCCGGGACAAAAGATCATCCACGTCTCCTCCGCCAACGCAGCCGATTGCCTGCAGGCGATCGCCGACATCCGCCCGGGCGTGGTGCTGCTCGCCGGCTGCCGGCTCTTGTCCCGGCAGACGCTGGCGCAAATGCCCTGCCCGGTGCTCAACTACCACGCCGGCATCGCGCCGAAATACCGCGGCATGAATGGCGGCTACTGGGCGCTGGCCTGCGGCGATCTCCAGAATTTCGGCACCACCGTGCATCTGGTCGACGCCGGCGTCGACACCGGCGGCGTGTTGAAACAGGCGCGCGGCAAGCCGGAGCCCGGCGACACTATTTCGAGCTATGCGTTGCGCCAGGCGGCGTTCTCGCGTGACATCTGCGTCGAGGCGGTCCGCGGTGCCTTGGACGGCAAGCTTGTCACGATCGACCCCGGCCTGCCGTCGAAACAATGGTACCATCCGACGATCTGGTTCTATCTCTGGACCGGCCTGACCAAGCGGGTTTGGTAG
- a CDS encoding DUF4893 domain-containing protein: MTPRLLLAALGLLCLVLPARADGEVQKIITPADKVRLDKYGETRKAALAEAKAGDPAEVSQLYALLAKPIVAFSDKDLSGNWQCRTIKVGLTGPLVIYGWFKCKVTDDGSGWQLEKVSGSQRTKGRFFDDSEKRAIYLGSGYVNDNKPKPYGSGPESDQVGYAFRTSANEWRIEFPAPYYESKLDIIEFKR; encoded by the coding sequence ATGACCCCTCGCCTCCTGCTCGCCGCCCTTGGCCTCCTCTGCCTCGTCTTGCCCGCTCGCGCCGACGGCGAGGTGCAGAAGATCATCACGCCTGCCGACAAGGTTCGCCTCGACAAATATGGCGAGACCCGCAAGGCGGCGCTGGCCGAGGCAAAAGCGGGAGACCCGGCTGAGGTCAGCCAACTCTACGCGCTGCTGGCAAAGCCGATAGTGGCCTTTTCCGACAAGGACCTGAGCGGCAACTGGCAATGCCGAACCATCAAGGTGGGCCTGACCGGCCCGCTGGTCATCTATGGCTGGTTCAAGTGCAAGGTCACGGACGATGGCTCCGGCTGGCAGCTGGAAAAGGTCAGCGGCTCGCAACGCACCAAGGGCCGTTTCTTCGACGATAGCGAAAAACGCGCGATCTATCTCGGCTCCGGCTATGTCAATGACAACAAGCCAAAACCCTATGGCAGCGGCCCGGAAAGCGACCAGGTCGGCTATGCCTTCCGCACCAGCGCCAACGAATGGCGCATCGAATTCCCGGCGCCCTACTACGAATCGAAACTCGACATCATCGAGTTCAAGCGCTGA
- a CDS encoding DUF1638 domain-containing protein, translating to MARMQKTKPNQDDRLLVIACGMIAREVLAVKEQLKLVHLDLTCLPAEFHFYPDRIAPAMDKAIEKAKAEGYSNIFVGYADCGTGGMLDRVLEKHGVERMAGPHCFAFYQGMDAYAKVADDDMMSFYMTDFLCRQFDAFFMKPLGLDKHPELIKDYFGNYQKLIYIAQTDDPELDKVAEKAAKLLGLAYERRPTGYGDLTAGLAQAAAHA from the coding sequence ATGGCCAGAATGCAAAAAACGAAACCGAATCAAGACGACAGGCTGCTGGTCATCGCCTGTGGAATGATTGCGCGCGAAGTTTTGGCCGTCAAGGAGCAGCTCAAGCTCGTCCATCTCGACCTGACCTGCCTGCCGGCGGAGTTCCATTTCTACCCCGACCGCATCGCACCGGCGATGGACAAGGCGATCGAAAAGGCCAAGGCGGAAGGCTATAGCAACATCTTCGTCGGCTATGCCGATTGCGGTACCGGCGGCATGCTCGACCGGGTCCTGGAGAAGCACGGCGTCGAGCGCATGGCCGGGCCGCACTGCTTTGCCTTCTACCAGGGCATGGACGCCTATGCGAAGGTCGCCGACGACGACATGATGTCGTTCTACATGACAGACTTCCTGTGCCGCCAGTTCGACGCCTTCTTCATGAAGCCGCTCGGCCTCGACAAGCACCCGGAACTGATCAAGGATTATTTCGGCAACTACCAAAAGCTGATCTACATCGCCCAGACCGACGATCCGGAACTCGACAAGGTCGCCGAGAAGGCCGCGAAACTACTTGGCCTCGCCTATGAACGGCGCCCGACGGGCTATGGCGACCTGACGGCCGGGCTGGCGCAGGCCGCCGCCCACGCCTGA
- a CDS encoding entericidin A/B family lipoprotein: MKLLRVAPIAILACVLALTACANTVRGVGRDIKSTAKAVDDTVTKP; this comes from the coding sequence ATGAAACTGTTACGCGTTGCGCCGATTGCAATCCTTGCCTGCGTCCTGGCGCTTACGGCCTGTGCCAACACCGTCCGTGGTGTCGGCCGGGATATCAAATCGACTGCCAAAGCCGTCGACGACACCGTCACCAAACCCTGA
- a CDS encoding B12-binding domain-containing protein, translated as MADDEIILSELSDDELVQQMHDDLYDGLKEEIEEGTNILLERGWVPYKVLTEALVEGMRIVGEDFRDGILFVPEVLLSANAMKAGMFILRPLLAATGAPKQGKMVIGTVKGDIHDIGKNLVGMMMEGAGFDVIDLGINNAVEKYLDAIEQHQPDIIGMSALLTTTMPYMKVVIDTMKEKGIRDDYVVLVGGAPLNEEFGKAVGADAYCRDAAVAVETAKDFMKRKHNMRASA; from the coding sequence ATGGCCGACGACGAGATCATCCTCTCCGAGCTTTCCGACGACGAGTTGGTGCAGCAGATGCACGACGATCTCTATGACGGGCTGAAGGAAGAGATCGAGGAAGGCACCAACATCCTGCTCGAGCGCGGCTGGGTGCCCTACAAGGTGCTGACCGAAGCTCTGGTCGAAGGCATGCGCATCGTCGGCGAGGACTTTCGCGACGGCATCCTGTTCGTTCCCGAGGTGCTGCTGTCGGCCAACGCCATGAAGGCCGGCATGTTCATCCTGCGCCCGCTGCTGGCCGCCACCGGCGCGCCGAAGCAGGGCAAGATGGTGATCGGCACCGTCAAGGGCGACATCCACGACATCGGCAAGAACCTCGTCGGCATGATGATGGAAGGTGCCGGCTTCGACGTCATCGATCTCGGCATCAACAATGCGGTGGAAAAATACCTCGACGCCATCGAGCAGCACCAGCCCGACATTATCGGCATGTCGGCGCTTTTGACCACGACCATGCCCTACATGAAGGTCGTCATCGACACGATGAAGGAAAAGGGCATCCGCGACGACTATGTCGTCCTGGTCGGCGGCGCGCCGCTCAACGAGGAATTCGGCAAGGCCGTCGGCGCCGATGCCTATTGCCGCGACGCGGCTGTGGCGGTCGAGACCGCCAAGGACTTCATGAAGCGCAAGCATAATATGCGCGCTTCAGCCTGA
- a CDS encoding trimethylamine methyltransferase family protein, with amino-acid sequence MSENASVDQEASNARRGRAASGGAAARRAARSGGGPGTQLTYIKRKINIYEVLNEEGLAIIENNTDTVLEEIGIIFRDDAEALQLWKEAGADVKGERVHFPKGLCRSLLKTAPPIYTQHARNAERSVQIGGNATVFAPVYGPPFVRDLDGVRRYATIEDFRNFVKLAYMAPSIHHSGGTVCEPVDVPVNKRHLDMIYSHIKYSDKPFMGSVTAPERAEDTVAMAKIVFGDDFVENNTVLTSLINANSPMVFDETMLGALKVYSRHNQACIVTPFILAGAMSPVTVAGTLTQVLAEVLAGASFTQLIRPGAPVLFGTFASSISMQSGAPTFGTPEPSLVSYGAAQLARRLGLPFRTGGSLCASKVPDAQAAYESANTLNSTILAGTNFVLHSAGWLEGGLASCYEKFMMDIDQLGMTQKFSEGVDLSENGQAMDAIRQVGPGSHYLGCDHTQANFQTAFYRSSIADNNSYEQWLAEGEKTAPQRANELARRWLETYEAPYLDPGIDDGLKDYIATKKASMADAFT; translated from the coding sequence ATGAGTGAAAACGCGTCAGTCGACCAGGAAGCGTCCAATGCGCGACGTGGACGTGCTGCCAGCGGCGGCGCGGCTGCAAGGCGGGCGGCGCGCTCGGGCGGCGGACCGGGCACCCAGCTCACCTATATCAAGCGCAAGATCAACATCTATGAGGTCCTCAACGAGGAAGGCCTGGCGATTATCGAAAACAACACCGATACGGTGCTGGAAGAGATCGGCATCATCTTTCGCGACGACGCCGAGGCGCTGCAGCTTTGGAAAGAGGCGGGCGCCGACGTCAAGGGCGAGCGCGTGCATTTTCCCAAGGGCCTCTGCCGCTCGCTGCTGAAGACCGCGCCGCCCATCTACACCCAGCATGCGCGCAACGCCGAACGTTCGGTGCAGATCGGCGGCAACGCCACGGTCTTCGCGCCGGTCTATGGTCCGCCCTTCGTGCGCGATCTCGACGGTGTCAGGCGCTACGCGACGATCGAGGATTTCCGGAATTTCGTGAAGCTCGCCTATATGGCGCCGTCGATTCACCATTCGGGCGGCACGGTTTGCGAGCCGGTCGACGTGCCGGTCAACAAACGCCATCTCGACATGATCTACAGCCACATCAAATATTCGGACAAACCGTTCATGGGTTCGGTGACGGCGCCAGAGCGGGCCGAAGACACCGTCGCCATGGCCAAGATCGTGTTCGGCGACGATTTCGTCGAAAACAACACCGTGCTGACCAGCCTGATCAACGCCAATTCGCCGATGGTGTTCGACGAAACCATGCTGGGCGCGCTGAAGGTTTATTCGCGTCACAACCAGGCTTGCATCGTCACGCCGTTCATCCTTGCCGGCGCGATGAGCCCGGTCACGGTGGCCGGCACGCTGACGCAGGTTCTGGCAGAGGTGCTGGCCGGCGCCTCTTTCACGCAGTTGATCCGTCCCGGCGCGCCGGTGCTGTTCGGCACCTTCGCCTCGTCGATCTCCATGCAGTCTGGTGCGCCGACCTTCGGCACACCGGAGCCGTCGCTGGTTTCCTACGGCGCCGCACAGCTTGCCCGCCGGCTCGGTCTGCCGTTCCGCACCGGCGGCTCGCTCTGCGCCTCCAAGGTTCCGGACGCGCAGGCCGCCTATGAGAGCGCCAACACGCTCAACTCGACCATTCTTGCCGGCACCAATTTCGTCCTGCATTCGGCCGGCTGGCTCGAGGGCGGACTGGCCTCCTGCTACGAAAAATTCATGATGGACATCGACCAGCTCGGCATGACGCAAAAGTTTTCCGAAGGCGTCGACCTCTCGGAAAACGGCCAGGCGATGGACGCCATCCGCCAGGTCGGCCCGGGCAGCCACTATCTCGGCTGCGACCACACGCAGGCGAATTTCCAGACCGCCTTCTATCGCTCCAGCATCGCCGATAACAATTCCTACGAGCAGTGGCTGGCCGAGGGGGAGAAAACAGCGCCGCAGCGCGCCAACGAACTCGCCCGCCGCTGGCTGGAGACCTACGAGGCGCCGTATCTCGATCCGGGCATCGACGACGGGCTGAAGGACTACATCGCGACGAAGAAGGCGTCGATGGCTGACGCCTTCACCTGA
- a CDS encoding 4Fe-4S dicluster domain-containing protein has translation MIARRRADEIAAALSADGLILRGGFNFATSETPPHGPSAAPAKSVLLVGQAGAAPWPHFLRWRDRQPQTIANPLDTWSREVIGAVAEKFGARAVSPSDRPYLPFQQWAMRAEGLRPSPLGILMHPQYGLWHAYRGALLFEDEIALPERREAIHLCDACVAKPCLKSCPVDAYSVDGFAYESCLAHVRGQNGEPCRGGGCLDRNACPYGTAHRYPLEVQAFHMTAFAGL, from the coding sequence ATGATTGCGCGGCGCCGGGCTGACGAGATAGCGGCCGCGCTTTCCGCCGACGGCCTCATCCTGCGCGGCGGCTTCAATTTCGCAACAAGCGAAACGCCGCCGCATGGCCCTTCAGCCGCCCCTGCCAAATCCGTGCTATTGGTCGGGCAGGCGGGAGCGGCACCCTGGCCGCATTTCCTGCGCTGGCGCGACCGGCAACCGCAAACCATTGCTAATCCGCTCGACACATGGTCGCGCGAAGTGATCGGTGCGGTGGCGGAGAAATTCGGCGCGCGCGCCGTTTCGCCTTCGGACAGACCTTATCTGCCGTTCCAGCAATGGGCGATGCGAGCGGAGGGGCTGAGACCGTCGCCGCTGGGCATCCTGATGCATCCGCAGTACGGGCTCTGGCATGCCTATCGCGGCGCGTTGCTGTTCGAGGATGAGATCGCGCTTCCTGAACGTCGCGAAGCGATTCACCTTTGCGACGCCTGTGTCGCAAAACCTTGCCTGAAATCCTGTCCGGTTGATGCCTATTCGGTCGATGGTTTCGCCTATGAGTCCTGCCTGGCGCATGTGCGCGGGCAAAACGGCGAACCATGCCGCGGCGGCGGCTGCCTCGACCGCAACGCTTGTCCGTATGGCACGGCCCATCGCTATCCGCTTGAGGTTCAGGCCTTTCACATGACGGCGTTTGCTGGCCTGTAG
- a CDS encoding dienelactone hydrolase family protein gives MAKQDIEIETGDGVAKAGLFRSATVSPVKAGTILYMDAFGPRPALDAMAERLAGEGYAVLVPDLFYRKAPYGPFEPKTAFVVEETKVALTALVHGTTQDMTIRDSRAFLDTLTAEGVTGPVGVVGYCMGGARALNAAATYPDRIVAAASFHGGNLASDAADRPHRKAAMIKARVYVGTSGVDRSFPPEQSARLAEALRVAEVDHVIENYAGMAHGWCVSDHSVFNAAGAERHWKRLTTLFAETLI, from the coding sequence ATGGCGAAGCAGGACATTGAGATAGAGACCGGGGACGGCGTGGCGAAGGCGGGATTGTTCCGTTCGGCGACTGTTTCCCCGGTCAAGGCCGGTACCATTCTCTACATGGACGCCTTCGGTCCGCGACCGGCGCTCGACGCAATGGCGGAGCGGCTGGCGGGTGAGGGCTATGCGGTGCTGGTGCCGGATCTTTTCTATCGCAAAGCACCCTACGGGCCGTTCGAGCCCAAGACCGCTTTCGTCGTGGAGGAGACCAAGGTCGCGCTGACGGCGTTGGTCCACGGCACGACACAGGACATGACCATCCGCGACAGCAGGGCGTTCCTCGACACGCTTACCGCTGAAGGTGTCACCGGACCGGTCGGTGTCGTCGGTTACTGCATGGGCGGGGCGCGGGCCTTGAATGCGGCTGCAACCTATCCCGATCGCATCGTGGCGGCGGCAAGCTTCCATGGCGGCAATCTGGCCAGCGATGCCGCCGACAGGCCGCACCGCAAGGCTGCAATGATCAAGGCGCGGGTCTATGTCGGAACGTCTGGGGTGGACCGCAGCTTTCCGCCGGAGCAGTCGGCGCGACTGGCCGAGGCGCTGCGCGTGGCGGAAGTCGACCACGTCATCGAAAACTATGCCGGCATGGCGCATGGCTGGTGCGTGTCGGACCACAGCGTGTTCAACGCGGCCGGCGCCGAGCGCCACTGGAAGCGACTGACGACGCTGTTCGCCGAGACGCTGATCTAA
- a CDS encoding NAD(P)/FAD-dependent oxidoreductase, which translates to MQSYDVVVIGAGAAGMMCAIEAGKRGRSVLVLDHAAKPGEKIRISGGGRCNFTNIHASPKNFISGNPHFCISALSRYTQRDFIGLVERHGVAYHEKTLGQLFCDGSARLIIDMLVSEMQDGGVELALSTEVRNVSKAADGFVLTLSTGSVACNSLVVACGGKSIPKMGASGFGYELAAQFGLAVVETRPALVPLTFDARTLERLAPLAGNAVDAEVACGKTRFSEAMLFTHRGLSGPSILQISSYWREGDEIRIAILPGRDVAELLRAARRVNGRQAVQTVLANHLPKRLAQAVAERSGIDGNLADLTDLQMKTVEAAVNDWRIKPAGSEGYRTAEVTLGGVDTNGLDQKTMQAKSVPGLFFIGEVVDVTGWLGGYNFQWAWSSGWASGQVC; encoded by the coding sequence ATGCAATCCTATGATGTCGTGGTGATCGGCGCCGGTGCGGCCGGAATGATGTGCGCCATCGAGGCGGGCAAGCGCGGCCGCTCGGTCCTGGTGCTCGATCACGCGGCAAAGCCCGGCGAGAAGATCCGCATCTCCGGCGGCGGCCGCTGCAACTTCACCAACATCCATGCGAGCCCGAAGAATTTCATCTCGGGCAATCCGCATTTCTGCATTTCGGCGCTCAGCCGCTACACGCAGCGCGATTTCATCGGGCTCGTCGAACGCCACGGCGTCGCCTATCACGAGAAGACGTTGGGACAGCTGTTTTGCGATGGCTCGGCGCGGCTGATCATCGACATGCTGGTCTCCGAAATGCAGGATGGGGGCGTGGAACTTGCGCTGTCGACCGAGGTGAGGAACGTCAGCAAGGCCGCGGACGGTTTTGTGCTGACGCTCTCCACTGGCAGCGTCGCCTGCAATTCGCTGGTCGTTGCCTGTGGTGGCAAGTCGATCCCCAAAATGGGCGCGTCCGGTTTCGGCTACGAGCTTGCGGCGCAGTTCGGCCTGGCGGTGGTGGAAACACGGCCGGCGCTGGTGCCGCTTACCTTCGACGCAAGAACGCTGGAGCGGCTGGCGCCCTTGGCCGGCAATGCCGTCGATGCCGAAGTCGCCTGCGGCAAGACGCGGTTTTCAGAAGCGATGCTGTTTACGCATCGCGGCTTGAGCGGGCCTTCCATCCTGCAGATCTCGTCCTATTGGCGCGAGGGCGACGAGATCCGCATCGCCATTCTGCCGGGGAGGGATGTGGCGGAACTGCTGCGCGCCGCCCGGCGCGTCAACGGCAGGCAAGCGGTGCAGACGGTGCTTGCAAACCATTTGCCGAAGCGCCTTGCGCAAGCAGTCGCCGAGCGCAGTGGGATCGATGGCAATCTCGCTGATTTGACAGACCTGCAAATGAAAACCGTCGAAGCCGCCGTCAACGACTGGCGCATCAAGCCGGCCGGCTCCGAGGGTTACCGCACGGCGGAAGTGACGCTTGGCGGTGTCGATACCAACGGGCTCGATCAGAAGACGATGCAGGCGAAATCCGTGCCGGGGCTGTTTTTCATCGGCGAAGTCGTCGATGTCACGGGCTGGCTGGGCGGCTATAATTTTCAGTGGGCTTGGTCGTCCGGCTGGGCCTCGGGCCAGGTGTGCTGA
- a CDS encoding RNA polymerase sigma factor has product MAMMLDESEASDAELIGRAKGGDRGAFGKLLERHYDFVYRAAYRWCGKKADAEDIAQEVCVRLGKAIRDYRGGGAFTTWLYSVTLNAARDMMRKTTRENVKTEAFGAYSMISGEASAEPEDPTEALWAAVRQLPDKQRDAVLLVYGEGLSHAAAAEAMAISETTVSWHIHEAKKRLKTLIRSAGEV; this is encoded by the coding sequence ATGGCGATGATGCTGGATGAAAGCGAAGCCTCCGACGCCGAATTGATCGGGCGGGCGAAGGGCGGAGACAGGGGTGCCTTCGGCAAATTGCTGGAGCGGCACTACGACTTCGTCTATCGCGCCGCCTATCGCTGGTGCGGAAAGAAGGCCGATGCCGAAGACATCGCCCAGGAGGTCTGTGTCCGTCTCGGCAAGGCGATCCGCGACTACCGCGGCGGCGGCGCGTTCACGACATGGCTCTATTCCGTGACGTTGAACGCGGCGCGCGACATGATGCGCAAGACCACGCGCGAAAACGTCAAGACCGAGGCTTTCGGCGCCTACAGCATGATATCGGGAGAGGCCTCGGCGGAACCTGAAGATCCCACTGAGGCGCTCTGGGCAGCGGTGCGGCAATTGCCGGACAAGCAGCGCGATGCAGTACTTCTGGTCTATGGCGAAGGTTTGAGCCATGCGGCCGCCGCCGAGGCGATGGCAATCTCGGAGACGACGGTTTCCTGGCACATCCATGAAGCGAAGAAACGGCTGAAGACGTTGATTCGTTCAGCCGGGGAAGTGTGA